One stretch of Aquimarina sp. Aq107 DNA includes these proteins:
- a CDS encoding polysaccharide lyase produces the protein MKINLIYLLLLLLCTATIEAQVSGTVKDQSGNPIENALVCDANNVSNYTKTDENGVFDLTTGNTSTQLRIGALKYETLKFTSQRNIVLAPDPLLENDEYHISFDHIRIGDTYTEDELKKDFPTSNGIGFYDGQTINGQKDDTQDRASIDYENSIDPGGVSLKVKYPKGLLKTGNSGIDTRIPLMNTFKDNYYESSDLYLSYWIKFSDDFDFNLCGGKLPSLGGSDPNTPDGERDNNRWKGRIMFRKGGAIQFYMELPGEQEPADNATNEDENELRFWGNRVVDGSDICSFEYENYLRMQGWHNIELHYVLESSPNGNDGLFEGWVDGINYDFVGSDYFNYYRNPEENRENITINHILISTFLGGSDIDDYAPKDNDYYVWFDEFRVSEQRINEWDFYTNSLSVEDQSNLLNIKVFPNPSSGSYNLPKKTNWIIYDLLGKEITKGIGKTVDLTGYPKGIYFLKTEISDLTLKLVLK, from the coding sequence ATGAAAATCAACTTAATTTATTTACTATTATTACTACTATGTACTGCAACCATAGAAGCACAGGTTTCAGGCACTGTTAAAGATCAATCGGGTAATCCAATCGAAAACGCATTAGTCTGCGATGCAAATAACGTGAGCAACTATACCAAAACAGATGAAAATGGAGTTTTTGATTTAACAACAGGTAATACTAGTACGCAACTTAGGATTGGTGCGTTAAAATATGAAACTTTAAAATTTACATCCCAAAGAAATATTGTTCTTGCACCAGATCCTCTTTTAGAAAATGATGAATACCACATTAGCTTTGATCATATAAGAATTGGTGACACCTATACGGAAGATGAACTTAAAAAAGATTTTCCGACCTCTAATGGAATTGGTTTTTATGATGGCCAAACTATAAATGGTCAAAAAGACGACACACAAGATAGAGCCTCCATTGACTATGAAAATAGTATTGACCCAGGTGGAGTTTCTTTAAAGGTTAAATATCCGAAAGGATTACTAAAAACAGGTAATTCGGGTATTGATACCAGAATACCACTAATGAACACCTTTAAAGATAATTACTACGAGTCTTCGGATCTATATTTATCGTATTGGATAAAATTCAGTGATGATTTTGACTTTAACCTTTGTGGAGGTAAACTGCCAAGTCTTGGTGGATCCGATCCGAATACTCCTGATGGAGAAAGAGATAATAATAGATGGAAAGGTCGCATAATGTTTAGAAAAGGTGGGGCAATTCAATTCTATATGGAATTACCAGGTGAACAGGAACCTGCGGACAATGCAACTAATGAAGATGAAAATGAACTGCGGTTTTGGGGAAATCGCGTAGTGGACGGTTCTGACATTTGTTCTTTTGAATATGAAAATTATCTTAGAATGCAAGGGTGGCATAATATAGAACTGCATTATGTATTGGAAAGTTCTCCAAATGGTAACGATGGTCTTTTTGAAGGATGGGTAGACGGTATAAACTATGATTTTGTCGGATCTGACTATTTTAATTACTACAGAAACCCAGAAGAAAACAGAGAAAACATAACCATCAATCACATATTAATTTCTACTTTTTTAGGAGGGTCTGACATAGATGATTACGCACCAAAGGATAATGACTATTATGTGTGGTTTGACGAATTTAGAGTATCTGAACAAAGAATTAACGAATGGGATTTCTATACAAATTCTTTGTCTGTAGAAGATCAAAGTAATCTACTTAATATTAAAGTTTTCCCTAATCCTAGCTCGGGATCCTATAATCTTCCTAAAAAGACGAATTGGATTATTTATGACCTTTTGGGAAAAGAAATAACGAAGGGTATTGGCAAAACGGTTGATCTTACTGGATACCCAAAAGGTATATATTTTCTAAAAACAGAAATCTCTGATCTCACTTTAAAACTAGTGTTGAAGTAA
- the obgE gene encoding GTPase ObgE: MTEGNFVDYVKLHVTSGNGGKGSVHLHREKYITKGGPDGGDGGRGGHVIIKANPNMWTLYHLKFKRHFRAEHGGHGSKNRSSGADGGDVYVDVPLGTVIRDTETQEILHEITEEGQEIVIAEGGMGGRGNWHFKNSVNQTPRYAQPGIEGQQFDITLELKILADVGLVGFPNAGKSTLLSVITSAKPKIADYEFTTLKPNLGIVEYRDFQTFVMADIPGIIEGAAEGKGIGHRFLRHIERNSTLLFLVPADAPDIKEQYEILLDELRRYNPDLLDKERLIAISKCDMLDDELRTELKSELDAQLDVPYLFISSVAQQGLQELKDRLWQMLNT, translated from the coding sequence ATGACAGAAGGAAATTTTGTAGATTATGTAAAGTTACATGTTACTTCCGGAAATGGGGGTAAAGGATCTGTGCATTTACATAGAGAGAAATATATTACCAAAGGTGGTCCCGATGGAGGAGATGGTGGACGTGGAGGTCATGTTATCATAAAAGCGAATCCAAATATGTGGACGCTTTATCATCTAAAATTTAAAAGACATTTTAGAGCGGAACATGGAGGACACGGAAGTAAAAACAGGAGTAGTGGTGCTGATGGAGGTGATGTATATGTAGATGTCCCTTTAGGAACTGTGATCCGCGATACAGAAACCCAAGAAATTTTACACGAAATTACAGAAGAAGGACAGGAAATTGTCATCGCTGAAGGTGGAATGGGTGGTCGTGGAAACTGGCATTTTAAAAATTCGGTGAATCAAACTCCTAGATATGCGCAACCGGGTATAGAAGGACAACAATTTGATATCACATTAGAGTTAAAAATATTAGCGGATGTAGGTTTAGTAGGTTTTCCGAATGCCGGAAAATCTACTTTGCTTTCTGTTATTACATCGGCAAAACCTAAGATTGCGGATTATGAATTTACCACACTCAAACCAAATTTAGGAATTGTAGAGTATAGAGATTTTCAAACATTTGTCATGGCTGATATTCCTGGGATCATCGAAGGAGCAGCTGAAGGTAAAGGAATTGGTCATCGATTTTTGAGGCATATAGAACGGAACTCTACATTATTGTTTTTAGTTCCTGCAGATGCTCCGGATATTAAAGAACAATATGAAATCCTATTGGATGAATTAAGAAGGTATAATCCGGACTTATTAGACAAAGAACGATTAATTGCTATCTCTAAATGCGATATGTTGGATGATGAGTTAAGAACGGAACTAAAATCAGAGCTAGATGCCCAATTAGATGTTCCGTATTTATTTATTTCTTCTGTTGCTCAACAAGGTTTGCAAGAGCTTAAAGATAGACTTTGGCAAATGCTAAATACTTAA
- a CDS encoding SMP-30/gluconolactonase/LRE family protein, with the protein MKLLIKRIALSLLLILIIFVAHILISTGFFRTIENNFNGTVLKEVSIKGAEDITVHALEGFALISSTNREIYPPIKEEKGALYFMNLKDNDFDVTNLTSSFDKSFAPHGISMIKKDSTYTIMAINHTPKGHAIEVFSMQDKTLIHKKTLKHSSLVSPNDLVLIDENRFYVTNDHKYTDGFGKVLEEYLGLSISNVLYYDGENYIEVANGIAYANGINFDRKRNLLYVASPRAFLVKVYTKNDDGSLEFIEDIPCNTGVDNIEIDSEGNLWIGAHPNLLRFGSYAKGEKETSPSEIIKITYNGKNDYTIEQQYTDDGTGMSGSTVAAPYKNLIITGNVMDDHFLILKAKK; encoded by the coding sequence ATGAAACTTTTGATAAAAAGAATCGCACTATCTCTTTTACTAATATTAATAATCTTTGTAGCGCATATATTAATATCAACTGGCTTTTTTAGGACTATAGAAAACAATTTTAATGGAACGGTTTTAAAAGAAGTTTCTATCAAAGGTGCCGAGGATATTACGGTACATGCATTAGAAGGCTTTGCACTAATTTCCTCTACCAATAGAGAAATCTATCCTCCTATTAAGGAAGAAAAGGGAGCTTTATATTTTATGAATCTCAAAGACAATGATTTTGATGTAACTAATCTCACCTCTTCTTTTGATAAATCTTTTGCTCCGCACGGTATATCGATGATTAAAAAAGATAGCACCTATACAATTATGGCTATTAATCATACTCCAAAAGGCCATGCTATAGAAGTTTTTTCGATGCAGGATAAAACTCTGATTCACAAAAAAACTCTTAAACATTCTTCTCTAGTTAGTCCAAACGATCTAGTTCTTATTGATGAAAACCGGTTCTATGTTACAAATGATCATAAATATACGGATGGATTTGGCAAAGTATTAGAGGAGTATCTTGGGCTTTCTATTTCTAATGTTTTGTACTATGATGGAGAAAATTATATAGAAGTTGCAAACGGAATTGCCTATGCCAACGGAATTAATTTTGACCGTAAACGTAACTTATTGTATGTAGCATCTCCAAGAGCCTTTTTGGTTAAAGTTTATACTAAAAATGATGATGGTTCGCTAGAATTCATAGAAGATATTCCCTGTAATACAGGAGTGGATAATATTGAGATTGATTCTGAAGGAAATCTGTGGATAGGAGCGCATCCTAATCTACTACGTTTTGGATCTTATGCTAAAGGTGAAAAAGAAACCTCTCCTTCAGAAATTATAAAAATCACTTACAACGGAAAGAATGACTATACTATTGAACAACAATATACAGATGACGGAACGGGAATGTCTGGATCCACCGTAGCTGCACCTTATAAAAATCTAATCATTACCGGAAATGTTATGGACGACCATTTTCTAATTTTAAAAGCAAAAAAATAG
- a CDS encoding carboxymuconolactone decarboxylase family protein: protein MKTDRIDISKIKPSAYQPLFDLHNNCKKSTLTDLEFLLIEIRASQINGCAYCIQMHIREAIEKGEKQYRIHALPVWRDSPFFKSEEQIILEMTEEITLISNNGLSETLYQKAINTLGEEKVIDIIMAICGINAWNRIGVATLLTPTPSQE, encoded by the coding sequence ATGAAAACAGACAGAATAGATATCAGTAAGATTAAACCAAGTGCATACCAACCATTGTTTGATTTACATAACAATTGCAAAAAAAGCACCTTAACAGACCTAGAATTTTTATTGATCGAAATAAGAGCTTCTCAAATCAATGGTTGTGCTTATTGTATACAAATGCACATAAGAGAAGCTATTGAAAAAGGAGAAAAACAATATCGTATCCACGCGTTACCTGTATGGCGAGATTCTCCATTTTTTAAATCCGAAGAGCAAATCATTTTAGAAATGACTGAAGAAATTACCCTTATTTCTAATAATGGATTATCAGAGACCTTATATCAAAAAGCGATCAATACACTTGGAGAAGAAAAAGTAATTGATATCATTATGGCGATATGTGGAATCAATGCTTGGAATAGAATTGGAGTTGCTACATTGCTAACCCCTACACCATCACAAGAATAA
- a CDS encoding Crp/Fnr family transcriptional regulator, whose protein sequence is MTASLKNHILRFVHPSEKEITNFLNLIEIENIAPKQFILKEGHHCNYNHFIAKGCFRSFFINKKGVEKTVNFGIEDWWLTDFDSFINKTQTQLNIQATEDATILKISRSNLNSILQNSLEINKYFRIVQERVRIADQKRIQYMFNLSGEELYNTFYKYNPEFVQRVPQYMLASYLGFTPEFLSKIRAKKSS, encoded by the coding sequence ATGACAGCATCTTTAAAAAATCATATCCTGAGATTCGTACATCCGTCAGAAAAAGAAATAACTAATTTCTTAAACCTTATCGAAATTGAAAATATTGCTCCTAAGCAGTTTATTTTAAAAGAGGGACATCACTGTAATTACAACCATTTTATTGCAAAAGGCTGCTTTAGATCATTTTTCATCAACAAAAAAGGAGTAGAAAAAACAGTAAATTTTGGTATAGAAGATTGGTGGCTAACGGATTTTGATAGTTTCATCAATAAAACTCAAACACAACTTAATATCCAAGCTACCGAAGATGCTACAATCCTAAAAATCAGCAGGTCTAACCTAAATAGCATATTACAAAACTCCTTGGAGATCAATAAATATTTCAGAATTGTTCAAGAACGAGTTAGAATAGCTGATCAAAAAAGAATACAATATATGTTCAACCTATCTGGAGAAGAATTATACAATACATTTTATAAATATAACCCAGAGTTTGTACAGCGAGTTCCGCAGTACATGTTAGCTTCTTATTTAGGATTCACTCCAGAATTTTTAAGTAAAATAAGAGCAAAAAAGAGTTCTTAA